One Weissella ceti DNA window includes the following coding sequences:
- the uvrC gene encoding excinuclease ABC subunit UvrC, with protein sequence MASTHIEQKLALLPDQPGSYQMKDINGKIIYVGKAKNLKNRVRSYFKGEHTGKTAQLVENIADFDFIVTSSEKESLLLEVTLIQKYQPYYNIRLKGGTGYPYIKITNERDPKIELANEVKKDGAHYFGPYPNVYAAQETLHFLQKTYPLRRCNGYQGRPCLYANMGQCLGPCYRVVPVEEYDAQIKRIQAFLNGRTKEVTQELKEKMMVASEEMAFERAADLRDQLKFIEATVEKQKIISNDGTPRDLINYYVDKGWMSVQIFFIRQSRLMKREKRVFAIVEEAEEELTRFILQFYQRDNTVLPKELLVPAGLDVKNIGEVLGIPVRTPQRGEKRQLLELAEKNAKIELDEKFRLMEMNVNKTSGASQELADALGIDEIHRIEAFDHSHISGQEMVSAMVVYEDGVPNKNLYRKYKTKTVEHADERAETMEVIRRRYSRLLKEHAEMPDLILMDGGEIQLNAAKEVIEDELGLDVPVAAMVKNDHHKTADLLVAAGEPPVVLDHKSQGFFLLQRIQEEVHRFAITFHRQLRSKTSLGSRLDEISGVGPKTRQKLLTTYGSLKKIREAPIEDLQKLGVSKKVAQNIKISLQASDTDSSIK encoded by the coding sequence ATGGCATCTACCCATATTGAACAAAAGTTAGCGCTTTTACCTGATCAACCGGGATCTTATCAAATGAAAGATATCAATGGGAAGATTATCTATGTTGGTAAGGCTAAAAATTTAAAAAATCGTGTGCGTTCTTACTTTAAAGGTGAGCACACAGGGAAAACGGCACAATTAGTTGAAAATATTGCCGATTTTGATTTCATTGTGACATCGTCAGAAAAAGAGTCGTTGTTATTGGAAGTAACTTTGATTCAAAAGTATCAACCGTACTACAATATCCGTCTTAAAGGTGGAACGGGCTATCCCTACATCAAAATCACAAATGAACGTGATCCAAAGATTGAATTAGCCAACGAAGTCAAAAAAGATGGTGCACATTATTTTGGGCCGTATCCAAACGTATATGCTGCGCAAGAAACACTACATTTCTTACAAAAGACCTATCCATTACGTCGATGTAATGGATACCAAGGGCGCCCATGTTTATACGCTAATATGGGCCAATGTTTAGGACCATGTTATCGTGTTGTGCCCGTTGAAGAATATGATGCACAAATTAAACGTATTCAAGCGTTCTTGAATGGACGTACCAAAGAAGTAACGCAAGAATTAAAAGAGAAAATGATGGTGGCTTCAGAAGAAATGGCTTTTGAACGGGCTGCTGATTTGCGGGATCAACTGAAGTTCATTGAAGCAACAGTCGAAAAGCAGAAGATTATTTCAAACGATGGAACACCACGTGATTTAATCAACTACTATGTTGATAAGGGCTGGATGTCCGTTCAAATCTTCTTTATTCGTCAATCACGGCTGATGAAGCGCGAAAAACGGGTGTTTGCAATTGTGGAAGAGGCAGAAGAAGAGCTAACACGTTTTATTCTGCAATTCTATCAACGTGATAATACGGTGTTGCCAAAAGAATTGTTGGTACCTGCTGGTCTAGATGTAAAAAATATCGGTGAAGTCTTAGGTATTCCTGTCCGTACACCACAACGTGGTGAAAAGCGTCAATTGTTAGAGTTGGCAGAGAAGAATGCCAAAATTGAATTAGATGAAAAATTCCGTTTAATGGAAATGAACGTTAACAAGACAAGTGGGGCATCACAAGAATTAGCTGATGCGCTTGGTATTGATGAGATTCATCGGATTGAAGCGTTTGATCATTCGCATATTAGTGGTCAAGAAATGGTATCAGCCATGGTTGTGTATGAAGATGGGGTCCCTAATAAGAACCTATATCGTAAGTACAAGACCAAGACAGTTGAACATGCGGATGAACGTGCTGAAACGATGGAAGTTATTCGTCGTCGTTACAGTCGCTTGCTGAAGGAACATGCTGAAATGCCGGATCTAATTCTCATGGACGGTGGTGAAATTCAATTGAATGCAGCCAAAGAAGTTATCGAAGATGAATTAGGGTTAGATGTACCGGTTGCGGCGATGGTTAAGAATGATCATCACAAAACGGCCGATTTGCTAGTTGCGGCAGGAGAACCACCGGTCGTCTTAGATCACAAGTCACAAGGATTCTTCTTACTACAACGTATCCAAGAAGAAGTGCACCGTTTTGCGATCACATTCCATCGTCAATTGCGTTCTAAAACATCATTAGGGTCTCGTTTAGATGAAATCAGTGGGGTTGGACCTAAGACACGTCAAAAACTTTTGACAACCTATGGGTCATTGAAGAAAATCAGGGAAGCTCCCATTGAAGATTTGCAAAAACTAGGCGTTAGCAAGAAGGTTGCACAAAATATTAAAATCTCCTTACAAGCAAGTGATACAGATTCTAGTATAAAATAG